The DNA window GCCGGCGCTATTCGTCCTCGGCCAGCGTGAGCTCCACACCGCCCACGAAACCCGCCGAGAGGTTGTAGATGAAGGACCCCAGCGTGGCCAGCGCGGTGGCCAGGACCACGTTGATCACGGCGATGACCGACGTGAAGAGCAGGGTGTGCGGCAGCGACAGGAACGACTGCAGGTCGAAGCCGCCGCCGTCACTGGAGCTCGTGGCGTCGCTGATGGTGCCGCCGACGGTCGAGAAGACGCCCATGGCGTCCATGACCGTCCACAGCACCGCCGACGCCACGATCGTGCACACGCCCAGCGCGATCGACAGCAGGAAGCTGACCTTCATCACCGACCACGGATCGGCCTTGGCCACCCGCAGCCGTGCCGTACGCGTACGCGGCTCCGGACGGCCCGCGGGACGCGGAGCGGCGCCTGCCGCACCACCGGTGCGTGCGGCGCCCTGCGGGGCCGCGGGACGCGGGACGGAGCCCGCCGCCCCACCGGGCTTCCCGGCCCCCTGCGGGGCCGCCTGGGGCGCCTGGGAGCCCTTGGCGGGGGCGCCCTTCTTCAGGGCGCCCGCAGGGGCCTTGGAACCGTCCTGGCCGGGGATCCGGGGCGGAGCCTTGACGGCGTTCCGCGGGTCGGCCGAAGCGGCCTTCGCCGAACCCTTCGCCACGGGCTTGCCCCCGTTGTCCCCGGCCTTCGCGCTCTCAGCCTCGTCTGCCACGGATGCAGCCTTCCCGGCCTCGGCGGCCTTCACGTCTGCGGACTGCGCAGCCTTGGAGCTCGCGGCCTTACCGGCCTTCGCCGCCTTCGCGGCCTTCGCCGCCTCGGCAGGCTTCCCGGCGTCGCCGGATCCGGCGGCCTCCCCGTCCGGCTCGGCGCCGACGGAACCGGCCGGCGGCTCGTACGCCTTCGGCGGGTGGTACGGCTCCGGCTTGCGGGTGTCCGTCAACGTCCCCCCTCGGGAGTCGGCGTCCGCGCCGGAGCCACGGGCG is part of the Streptomyces roseifaciens genome and encodes:
- a CDS encoding DUF3566 domain-containing protein, with translation MKAAEAGKAASVADEAESAKAGDNGGKPVAKGSAKAASADPRNAVKAPPRIPGQDGSKAPAGALKKGAPAKGSQAPQAAPQGAGKPGGAAGSVPRPAAPQGAARTGGAAGAAPRPAGRPEPRTRTARLRVAKADPWSVMKVSFLLSIALGVCTIVASAVLWTVMDAMGVFSTVGGTISDATSSSDGGGFDLQSFLSLPHTLLFTSVIAVINVVLATALATLGSFIYNLSAGFVGGVELTLAEDE